The genomic segment CGCGCCGGGGACCCGCGCGACGAGCGGACGCAGATCGGCCCGCTCATCAACGACTCCCAGCTGGCGGGTGTGCGCGACAAGGTGGCCCGCTCCGTCACGCAGGGCGCCCGGGTGGTCCTCTCCGGCGAGCCCTCGGGCCCCACCGGGCGGGTGCTGCCGCCGCATGTGGTGATCGGCGGCAATGACGTCACCACCGCCGCCGAGGAGGTGTTCGGCCCGGTGGCCACGCTGGTGCGGGCGGACGGCGAGGAGGACGCCCTGCGGCTGGCCAATGACACCGAGTACGGCCTGTCGAGCGCGGTGTTCACCGCCGACCCGGAGCGGGGCCTGCGGTTCGCCTCCCGCGTCGAGGCCGGCATGACGCACGTCAACGACACCACCGTGCACGACGACGTCCGCGCGGCCTTCGGTGGCGAGAAGGCGTCCGGGCTGGGGCGGTTCGGCGGCGAGTGGGTCTTCGAGGAGTTCACCACCCCGCACTGGGTGACGGTCCAGCACGCCCCGCGCGACCTGGCGTTCTGACCCGCCGCCCCAACGGGTTTGCCCGGTAAGGGCGTTGGCCTTAACCGGAAGGATGTACCCCTCTAGGATGTGAGCGCGTCGCACCGCACACGCGATCGCGCGGACGAGACTGTGAGGGGTCGGATGGGCCAGACACAAGAGCCGCTGCCCAAGGGGATCGACATCAACGTTCCCAGTGTGGCTCGGATGTACGACTACTTCCTCGGGGGCAAGGACAACTACGCCGTCGACCGGGAAGCCTCCGACGAGCTGCTGAAGGTGGTCCCGAGCACCAGGGAACTGGCGCTCAACAACCGGCAGTTCCTGGCCCGTGTGGTCCGGCGGCTGGCCGAGGACCACGGCATCCGCCAGTTCCTGGACCACGGTTCCGGCCTGCCCACCCAGAACAACGTCCACCAGGTCGCCCAGAGCGTGGACCCGTCCTCGCGCGTCGTCTACGTCGACAACGACCCGATCGTCCTCGCCCACGGCCGCGCACTGCTGGAGGAGAACGAGAACACCGCCGTCATCACGGCGGACATGCGCGACACCGACGGGATCTTCGGCCACCCCGAGGTCGAGCGGCTGATCGACTTCGACGAGCCGGTGGCCGCGCTGTTCGTCTCGGTGCTGCACTGCATCAAGGACGAGGACGACCCGGCCGGCCTCATCCGGACCGTCAGGGACCGGCTGGCGCCCGGCAGTTTCATGGTGATCTGCCAGCTGGTGAGCGAGGACGCCGCCACCCGCGATTTCGTCACCGACTTCATGGACAAGAGCACCCACGGCAACTGGGGCCGGGTGCGGCGGCAGCGGGACCTGGAGCAGTTCTTCGAGGGCCTGGAGATCCTGGAGCCGGGCCTGGTGGAGGTCTCCACCTGGCGGCCGGACACCGACCTCGCCCCCCGGCAGCGCACCCAGGAGTGGATCGAATACGGGGGCGTGGGCCGGCTGCCCTGAGCCGGGCCGGCCACGCCGCCACCCCGCTCGGCAGGAGCGGTTGACCAGCAGGGCCCGTCCCGCACGGTGGACACCCACCGGCCGGGGCGGGCCTTTCGCTGTCCGTTCGTGATCCGCCCGTGTCCGCCTGTGTCCGCCCGTGCCCGCTGCCTCCCCGCCGCACGCCGGAGGTCCGCGGAGCCTTTTCCCGCCGATTTTCCGGCGGGCGCGCTTGTTCACGGGAAACCCGGGAAACCGGGAAAGGCGCACGTCCGCCGGCGGCGGCGGGACGGGCCCAACAGGACCGTCGAATACCGGACATGACCGCCGCTGATCCGCGGCCGTTCTCCCGGAGAGCGGATGCCGTCATAAAGTCCTCTATTCACTCATGCATCCCCCTACGGAATTCCTCGATTCAGCGTCTTCCGTTCAGAAGCGAGCATGAGCAGTCCATTCCGACCCATTGCCTGTCGAATGCGGTAGGCGCGATCGCATCGCCCGGGCGCGCGGCCGGGGTTAAGGATCTCCGCGACCGGGGCAGGTTGGGGGCGCCGTGCGCCGGGCGGCGCCGGACACCCCCTCCCCCACGCCCTGGACGACTCCTCAGCCCTGCCACAGGAGGCCGAATATGACAGACGCAGCCGACAGCATCACGGGCACCGGTCATGCCCCCGGCCGCGGCGGTCTCGTCATCGATCCGCCGAGACCCCGGGAAGCCGCACTCGGCGAGGAGGCGTTCGGTGAGGAAACCCCGTTCGGGGAGGAAACCCCGTTCGACGAGGCCGAGGTGCCCCTGTACTACTCCCGGAAGACCGCCGACATCCTGCACAAGTACGGCCCCGGGCCCCGCGTCCACTTCCATCTGGGCATGTTCGAGTCCACACCGAACACCACCGTCGCCCAGCACCTCATCCGCCGCCGGATCACCGACTCCCAGGAAGCGGTGATCCGCCACGCGGCCGCCACCTGGGGCGCCGCGGACCACCCGCCGGCCAGCCTCCTCGACATCGGCTGCGGCCTCGGGGGCGGGTCGATCTACTGGGCCCAGGAGCACGGCAGCACCGTGACGGGGCTCACCATCACGGCCGACCACATACCGGTCATGGACCACCTGGTCCGCCGGGCCGCGGTCCGCGACCGCGTCACCCCCGTCCTGGGTGATGTCCACGCGTTCCGGGAGGAGCGGGCTTACGACGCCGCCGTGGCCGTGGAGAGCGCCGTGCACATGGACCGGCGGCGGCTCTTCGCCGTGGCCGCCCGGGCCCTGCGGCCCGGTGGCTGGTTCGGTCTCCAGGATCACTTCCTGTGCCGGCCGGAGGTCGCCGGCTTCGTGAACGGCTACTACCGGACGCGGCTGGGCACCCTCGACGAGTACGTCCGCGCCGCACGCGAGGCGGGGTTCACCCTGGAACGGGACGAGGACATCACCGACCCCGTCTCGGAGTTCTGGGTGCAGTCCATGGCATGGACCGCCGCGGAACTGGACCGGACGGCGGGGTCGGCCGCGCCCTCCCCCATCGCCCGCGAGCGGCTGACGGACTCGGCCGTCGGGCACGGCAGGCTGTTCCGGATCTGGCGCGACCACGCCGTCGAGACCCGGCTGCTCCTCTTCCGCCTCCGGACGGACTGAGCCGGTGGCGGAGACGACCACCGGCGCCCTCGCGGCCGCGTCCTCCACCGCCGGGGGAACGCCTCCGGGCGGACTGCCGCCCTTCTGGTGTCCCGTGGAATCGGCCGTCCACCCCGCGGTCCGCAGGATCGAGGAGCGGGCCGTCGCCTGGCTCGACGCGAGCGGTGTCTTCACCGACGCGGCCGACCGGGCCTGGAACCTGGCCAGCAACGCCGCGGAGTTCAGCTGCCGCCTCGCCCCCAGCGGGGACGAGGAACGCCTGCTGCTGTTCGCCCAGTGGACGTACTGGCTGTTCGCTCTCGACGACACCCGGCTCGACGCCGGGCCGTCGGCGGACCGGAGCCCGGACGTCGCCGGCCTCGGTCTGCGGCTGGTCCGCTCCCTGGAGGCCCCCGGCTCCGGGATGCTCGGCTCCGGCCCGATGGCCCGCGCGCTCGACGACCTGGTCGTCCGCACCCGGGCCGCGACCGGGCCCGTACAGTTCCAGCGGCTGGCCGACGGGGTCCGCGATCTGCTGCTGGGCGCGGCCTGGCAGCAGGCCAACGCCGGCCGCGGTGTCGTGCCGAGCCCCGCCGAGTACGCCGCCGGGCGCATCGCGGACGTCGGAACCCGGTTCGACGCCGCCTTCGTCGAGATCGCGGGCGGTGCCGGGATCCCCGGCGACCTGCTCCACTCCGGTCCCGTCCGCGCCCTGACCGAGGCCACCGGTTTCATCGCGGCCTGCGACAACGATCTGCTCTCCGCGGCCAAGGAGGCCGGGGAGAAGACCGCCGCCCCGAACCTCGTGCGGGTCCTCGCCCATCACCACCGCTGCTCGGAGCGGCAGGCCCTCGCCGCCGCGCTCTCCCTGCGGGACCGGGCGATGACCCTCTTCCTCCGTCTGCGCGAGCGGACCGCGCGGTTGGCCGACGAGGCCCTCCGCCGCTATCTCGACGACCTGGGCCACTGGATCGCGGGGAACATCCGCTGGTCCGACACCGCCCCGCGCTACGCCAGCCCGCGTCATCTCCACCCCCTGCCCGTGGCCGGGGCGACGCTGGGGGTCACCCTGCGCCAGGGCCCGGCCGACGCGCGGCCGGGCCCACCGGGGCTGTCCACCATCGACTGGTGGTGGGACCAACTCGGTGGCTGACGCGCGGCCCGGGCCGCGCGCCCCCGCCTGCCGACAACCCGGGCACGCGGACACCGGGACGCCTCACCGGCCGGCGAACCACCGCGCCAGCCGCCGCCACCACGGGGCGGACGCCCGCAGAGGGGACGGGCCGGTCCCGGCGGCCAGGGGATCGGCGACCCCCGCGAGGACCGGGACCGCCGTCCGCTGCCGCGCCGCCGCGTACCCGGTTCCGTCCCCCATCGCGGCCTCTCCGGGCAGCGGCGCCCGCCCGGAGGGCGCCGGTACGGCCACGGACAGGGACGGCTCCTTCGGCTCGGGCCGCTGCGGAGTGAACTCGACCGGCAGGGCGGTGAGGTGACGTGTCATCAGCGCCGATACCCAGCTCAGCTCCGTCTCGTCCACGGCCAGCCGCAGATCCGGGAGGCGTGCCAGCAGGGCCTCGACGCCGGTGTCCGCGATGGCCCGGCCGATGTCCTGGCCGGGGCATTCGTGCGGGCCGCCGCTGAAGGCCAGGTGTGAGCGGTTCCCGTGGACGGGGACGCTGGGGTCCGGGCGGATGGCCGGGTCGAGATTGCCCGCGGCCAGCCCGAGGATCAGCAGGTCACCGGCGCGGATGGACTGCCCGCCGAGTTCCGTGTCCCCGGTGGCCCACCGCCCCACGGCCGTCATCATCGGCGGTTCGTCCCACAGCACCTGTTCCATGGCGTCGGGAAGCGTCATGTGGCCGCCGGCCAGATCGGCGCGGAAACGGCGGTCGGTGAGAACCATCCGCAGCATGTTGATGATCAGGTTCGCCGTGGTCTCGTAGGCCGCGATGAGGACCACCCGCAGGTGCTGTACCACCTCGTCGTCGGTCAGCCCGGCGGGATGCTCGATCAGCCAACTTGCGAAGTCCTGGCCCGGCGAGGAGTGTCTGCGCGCCACCAACTGGCGCAGGGCGCGCAGGACGTAGTCGTTGCTGGTGACCGCGGTCTCCGTGCCCTTCAGCAGGTCACGTGCCGCCTCCACCAGCTTGGGACCGTAGGACTCCGGCATGCCCAGGAGCTGCGTCATCACCAGCATGGGCAGGTGCTCGGAGAAC from the Streptomyces xinghaiensis S187 genome contains:
- a CDS encoding SAM-dependent methyltransferase, whose product is MGQTQEPLPKGIDINVPSVARMYDYFLGGKDNYAVDREASDELLKVVPSTRELALNNRQFLARVVRRLAEDHGIRQFLDHGSGLPTQNNVHQVAQSVDPSSRVVYVDNDPIVLAHGRALLEENENTAVITADMRDTDGIFGHPEVERLIDFDEPVAALFVSVLHCIKDEDDPAGLIRTVRDRLAPGSFMVICQLVSEDAATRDFVTDFMDKSTHGNWGRVRRQRDLEQFFEGLEILEPGLVEVSTWRPDTDLAPRQRTQEWIEYGGVGRLP
- a CDS encoding SAM-dependent methyltransferase, with translation MTDAADSITGTGHAPGRGGLVIDPPRPREAALGEEAFGEETPFGEETPFDEAEVPLYYSRKTADILHKYGPGPRVHFHLGMFESTPNTTVAQHLIRRRITDSQEAVIRHAAATWGAADHPPASLLDIGCGLGGGSIYWAQEHGSTVTGLTITADHIPVMDHLVRRAAVRDRVTPVLGDVHAFREERAYDAAVAVESAVHMDRRRLFAVAARALRPGGWFGLQDHFLCRPEVAGFVNGYYRTRLGTLDEYVRAAREAGFTLERDEDITDPVSEFWVQSMAWTAAELDRTAGSAAPSPIARERLTDSAVGHGRLFRIWRDHAVETRLLLFRLRTD
- a CDS encoding terpene synthase family protein, which gives rise to MAETTTGALAAASSTAGGTPPGGLPPFWCPVESAVHPAVRRIEERAVAWLDASGVFTDAADRAWNLASNAAEFSCRLAPSGDEERLLLFAQWTYWLFALDDTRLDAGPSADRSPDVAGLGLRLVRSLEAPGSGMLGSGPMARALDDLVVRTRAATGPVQFQRLADGVRDLLLGAAWQQANAGRGVVPSPAEYAAGRIADVGTRFDAAFVEIAGGAGIPGDLLHSGPVRALTEATGFIAACDNDLLSAAKEAGEKTAAPNLVRVLAHHHRCSERQALAAALSLRDRAMTLFLRLRERTARLADEALRRYLDDLGHWIAGNIRWSDTAPRYASPRHLHPLPVAGATLGVTLRQGPADARPGPPGLSTIDWWWDQLGG
- a CDS encoding cytochrome P450, which encodes MTVPPPGPAGPRRRTGARTATAAGPSAADPAAESAPPPGCPAHAYGPGGLIRLYGPEAETDPMGLYERLRAQYGAVAPVLLHGDLPAWLVLGYRENLDVARTPSRFSRDSRHWRLAREGRVAPDHPLAPVVAWQPMCTHVDGREHERLRGAVIDGLDRFDRRGIRRTVTRSAHVLIDRFCAEGRADLVQQFSEHLPMLVMTQLLGMPESYGPKLVEAARDLLKGTETAVTSNDYVLRALRQLVARRHSSPGQDFASWLIEHPAGLTDDEVVQHLRVVLIAAYETTANLIINMLRMVLTDRRFRADLAGGHMTLPDAMEQVLWDEPPMMTAVGRWATGDTELGGQSIRAGDLLILGLAAGNLDPAIRPDPSVPVHGNRSHLAFSGGPHECPGQDIGRAIADTGVEALLARLPDLRLAVDETELSWVSALMTRHLTALPVEFTPQRPEPKEPSLSVAVPAPSGRAPLPGEAAMGDGTGYAAARQRTAVPVLAGVADPLAAGTGPSPLRASAPWWRRLARWFAGR